Proteins encoded by one window of Dialister pneumosintes:
- a CDS encoding segregation and condensation protein A gives MFEKEKYEISIPVFEGPMDLLIYLVNKNRIDIHDIPIHLITEQYLDYLHDADEFNLPLGSEFFEMAANLLYIKSKTLLPKRRQENGESEDPREELARSLEEFKVMKEIKARIDSLIEEQKPYRTREPLEIKSKVFNGQIPLAKLHAAFLALQEEMEIKEEKVYIREEFTLDDAVKSLRQVIREFHCVSVYSFFKKQYTRLRLAVSLVALLELMRIGEVIIEDNDSELVIKETV, from the coding sequence ATGTTTGAAAAAGAAAAATATGAAATTTCTATTCCTGTCTTCGAAGGCCCTATGGATCTATTAATTTATTTAGTAAATAAAAATAGAATTGATATTCACGATATTCCAATTCATTTAATTACGGAGCAATATCTTGATTATTTACATGATGCGGATGAATTTAATCTTCCTTTAGGAAGTGAATTTTTTGAGATGGCAGCTAATTTGTTGTATATCAAATCAAAAACTTTACTACCTAAAAGGCGGCAAGAGAATGGAGAAAGTGAAGACCCTCGTGAAGAATTAGCAAGATCTTTAGAAGAATTTAAAGTAATGAAAGAGATTAAGGCTCGTATTGACTCTTTGATAGAAGAGCAGAAGCCTTATAGAACAAGAGAACCTTTAGAAATAAAATCAAAGGTGTTTAATGGACAAATTCCTCTTGCTAAATTACATGCTGCATTTTTAGCTTTGCAGGAAGAGATGGAAATTAAAGAAGAAAAAGTATACATAAGAGAAGAATTTACTTTGGACGATGCTGTAAAAAGTTTGAGACAAGTGATAAGAGAATTTCATTGTGTAAGCGTATATTCTTTTTTTAAAAAACAATATACGCGATTGCGATTAGCAGTTTCTTTAGTTGCTTTATTG